The region CCTGAAAAAATTTCAAGGATTTTATAAAAATAAAAAGTACTTTTTGGTTACAAAAACCTAGGTGTAATTAATTTGTAATTTTAAAATAGTTTAATAAGTTCTGTAAGGATTTTATCCCTACAAAACTTTATTTTGAAGTGATTGGTTTTTTTAATACAGATAAAGCAATAGCTGTAACAAGAGCTCCAGCTAAAATAGAAAAAGCGTACATTCCTAAATTAGTAACTGCATTTGGAATAGCTAATACAAAGATTCCACCATGTGGAGCGGCTAAAGTACAACCAAATCCCATACTCATAGCACCCGTTAAACCCGAACCTAACATTAAAGATGGAATAACTCTTAAAGGATCTTTTACAGCAAAAGGTATTGCACCTTCTGTAATAAAACAAATACCTAAAACTCCAGCTGCTTTTCCTGCTTGATGTTCTGCGGCATCAAATTTATTTTTAGCAATCATTGTAGCAATAAAAATTCCTAATGGAGGTGTCATTCCTGCAGCCATTGCTGCTGCCATTGGTGCAGTCACTCCGTTTGCAAGAAGTCCAACAGATACAGTATAGGCTGCTTTATTAACAGGTCCCCCCATATCAAAGGCCATCATTAGACCTAAAATGAGTCCTATTAAAATTGCATTTGAACCACTCATCCCTTCTAAGAAGTTTTTTAAAGCTTCATTAATATAAGAAACAGGCTCCCCTACAATATAAATCATAACCAAACCAACTACAAGTGTAGCAAGTAAAGGAACAACTAATACAGGCATTAAACCTTCAAAATTTTCAGGTAATTTTATATTTTCAACTATTAATTTTGCCACATATCCAGCTAAAAACCCTGAAATAATACCACCTAAAAATCCTGCTTCAATATTTGAAGCTAACATCCCTCCGATTAAACCTGGAGCAAGTCCCGGTCTATCTGCAATTGAAAATGCAATATATCCAGAAAGAACTGCTACCATTATATGAAAAGCTGCTCCACCACCAATATTCATTAATGCTGCTGCTAAAGTTCCTTCTTCTTTAAATGCTTCAATACCAAAAACAAAAGAAAGTGCTATTAATAAACCACCAGCAACAACAATTGGTAACATATAAGAAACACCTGTTAAAAGATGTTTATAAGCTCCTGTTGTTTGTGTTTTTCTATCTTCTTTTATTTCAGTAACTTTTTGTTTTAGTGAAGCATCATGATTTTTTCCACTATTTGAATGTATTTTTGTAGATCTTAAAGCATTTTGTAAAACTTCTGTTGTATTTTTTATAGCTTCTGCTGTTGAAGTTTCAAAAAATCTTTTACCATCAAATCTTTCCATTTCCACGTGTGTATCAGCTGCTATAATTACCACATCTGCATTTTCTATTTCACTTTGTGTTAATTTATTTTTTGCACCCACTGAACCTTGCGTTTCTACTTTTATCTCATGTCCATTATCTTGTGCAAACTTTTCTAAAGCAGATGCTGCCATGAAAGTGTGTGCTATTCCTGTCGGACAAGCTGTAATTGCTACTAACTTTGCCATAATTCACCCCTTTTGTTTTATATTTTAATTAGTGATTTTTTTTACCTTTATATCGTCATAGTAACTCTTAATCTTCTCCTTATTTGAAAGATAAGGCCCAACTGTTTCTACTGCATTCATAGAAAATGCTGTTCCTTTTTTTAAGCTTTCTTCTAAGCTAAGCTCTTTTATTTGTCCTAAAACTAAACCTGAAAGCATTGCATCACCTGCACCAACAGTAGTTTTTACTTTTACATTTTTCCCTTTTGAATAATAAACCTCATCTTTATTTATCAATAAAGCTCCATCTTTACCCAAAGAGATACAAACCAATTCTATACCTTTTTTTACTAATTCTTTTGCCTCAAAAATATATTCTTCAATTGAGGATAATTCTTTATTTACTAATTCCATTAATTCATGATGATTTGGTTTTATTAAGTCAGGTTTAGTACTTATAGCTTCTTTTAAAGCCTCAAAACTTGCGTCTAAAGCTACTTTTATCCCTAATTCATGTGCTTTTTCTATCCATCTTTTATAAATATCTGAACCTAAACCAGAAGGTAAACTTCCTGAAAAAACATACCAAGAAGCTTGTTTCGAAGTAAATAATACTTTTTCTAATTTTTCTAAACGATTTATATCAATTTCAAAACCACTTTGATTTATATCTGTAACAGTTTGATTACTTTCATCAACAACTTTTACATTAGTTCTAGTTGAACCTGAAACATATATAAACTTGTCTTCAATTTCTAAATCCCTAAAAAGTTTTTTAAATAAACTTGGATTATCAACTCCTAAAAATCCTGTTGCTCCAACTTTTAGTTTTGAAACAGCAAGATAAGCAGCTACATTTATACCTTTTCCACCAGGATCATTTTGAAAATTTGAAACCCTATTAACCTTATCAATTTGAAAATTATCAATGTTTGCTGTTTGGTCAATT is a window of Halarcobacter sp. DNA encoding:
- a CDS encoding fructose-specific PTS transporter subunit EIIC, with the translated sequence MAKLVAITACPTGIAHTFMAASALEKFAQDNGHEIKVETQGSVGAKNKLTQSEIENADVVIIAADTHVEMERFDGKRFFETSTAEAIKNTTEVLQNALRSTKIHSNSGKNHDASLKQKVTEIKEDRKTQTTGAYKHLLTGVSYMLPIVVAGGLLIALSFVFGIEAFKEEGTLAAALMNIGGGAAFHIMVAVLSGYIAFSIADRPGLAPGLIGGMLASNIEAGFLGGIISGFLAGYVAKLIVENIKLPENFEGLMPVLVVPLLATLVVGLVMIYIVGEPVSYINEALKNFLEGMSGSNAILIGLILGLMMAFDMGGPVNKAAYTVSVGLLANGVTAPMAAAMAAGMTPPLGIFIATMIAKNKFDAAEHQAGKAAGVLGICFITEGAIPFAVKDPLRVIPSLMLGSGLTGAMSMGFGCTLAAPHGGIFVLAIPNAVTNLGMYAFSILAGALVTAIALSVLKKPITSK
- the pfkB gene encoding 1-phosphofructokinase, with protein sequence MLDVLTITLNPAIDQTANIDNFQIDKVNRVSNFQNDPGGKGINVAAYLAVSKLKVGATGFLGVDNPSLFKKLFRDLEIEDKFIYVSGSTRTNVKVVDESNQTVTDINQSGFEIDINRLEKLEKVLFTSKQASWYVFSGSLPSGLGSDIYKRWIEKAHELGIKVALDASFEALKEAISTKPDLIKPNHHELMELVNKELSSIEEYIFEAKELVKKGIELVCISLGKDGALLINKDEVYYSKGKNVKVKTTVGAGDAMLSGLVLGQIKELSLEESLKKGTAFSMNAVETVGPYLSNKEKIKSYYDDIKVKKITN